The following coding sequences are from one Arachis hypogaea cultivar Tifrunner chromosome 7, arahy.Tifrunner.gnm2.J5K5, whole genome shotgun sequence window:
- the LOC112702597 gene encoding autophagy protein 5 has product MSGAATVSASEAHKLVWEGSVPLLIHLHDSEVTTLPPPPPALVLAPRLGYLPLLISELKPYFSSTLPPGVDTLWFEYRGLPLKWYIPTGVLFDLLCVEPERPWNLTVHFRGYPSNLLLPCEGEDSVKWSFINSLKEAAYVTKGNCKNVMNMSQSDQVELWRSVLNGNLESYQRVSSKLKLGTFEDEYTENISAVSTASQQNSGEADAAAQVKSGRIPVRLYVWTVTEDFDDLESAPQIDNWDKVSYINRPVEIQKEDGKYFSLNDAIKSLLPEYFPGSSFDNLGDASTKQSVGDERENTCDPDSSSLPLENAEIKLVRIQGIEPCLEIPFSWVVNNLMNPEYFLHICVCLKVSEANALQ; this is encoded by the exons atgagcgGCGCTGCCACTGTTTCTGCGAGCGAAGCCCACAAGTTGGTTTGGGAAGGCTCCGTCCCTCTTCTCATTCATCTCCATGATTCCGAAGTCACCACTCTCCCTCCCCCTCCACCCGCTCTC GTGTTGGCACCTCGGTTAGGGTACTTGCCATTGTTGATTTCTgaattgaagccttatttcagcAGCACGCTTCCTCCTGGAGTTGATACGCTTTGGTTTGAGTACAGAGGACTTCCTCTCAAATG GTATATACCAACTGGAGTTCTTTTTGATCTACTATGTGTGGAACCAGAAAGGCCGTGGAATTTAACA GTACACTTTAGAGGATATCCTAGTAATTTGTTGCTTCCTTGTGAAGGTGAAGACAGTGTAAAGTGGAGCTTTATTAACTCACTAAAAGAG GCTGCATATGTAACAAAAGGGAACTGCAAGAATGTCATGAACATGTCCCAATCTGATCAGGTGGAGCTCTGGCGCTCTGTGTTAAATG GTAATTTGGAATCTTATCAGCGGGTGTCATCTAAGCTTAAGCTTGGAACTTTTGAAGATGAATATACTGAAAATATTAGTGCAGTCTCAACTGCGTCTCAGCAAAATAGTGGGGAGGCAGATGCTGCTGCACAAGTGAAGAGTG gAAGGATTCCTGTTCGGTTATATGTATGGACTGTCACTGAGGACTTTGATGATTTAGAAAGTGCACCTCAAATTGATAATTGGGACAAAGTCTCTTACATCAATCGACCTGTTGAGATTCAGAAGGAAGATG GCAAATACTTCAGCTTAAATGATGCAATCAAATCCCTTCTTCCCGAGTATTTTCCAGGAAGTTCCTTTGACAATTTAGGAGATGCAAGCACCAAGCAAAGTGTAGGAGATGAGCGAGAAAATACATGTGATCCTGACTCATCTTCCCTTCCTCTCGAGAATGCCGAAATCAAGCTCGTGCGCATTCAAGGCATAGAACCATGTTTGGAGATACCCTTTTCTTGGGTAGTTAACAACTTAATGAACCCTGAGTATTTTCTTCACATCTGTGTTTGCTTGAAAGTTTCAGAAGCCAATGCATTGCAATAG